The window TAGCGTTTTATTTAGATTCTAACACAGCCCTAGTATGTCATTGCTAAGTCATTGCCAACAACCTGAATAAGAACGAGATAACCTGAATGGCTGGATTATCACTGCCATTGATGGCTAAATTGATTCGCCTCTGCCCGCTAGATTTTCTATACTCCTATACCAATCACACTAAGTTTGTGCACTACTTAGAGTTAGGGCCGAGGTTCAGTTACAACATAGATTTTATTGATATAGTCATTCTATATTAATGAAATATAGGGCAGTAAATGGGCCTCTCACTAACTCCCTTCGGGTGAGTTTTAAAGGCGTTTGTGCTGCATTACTGATTTTGGCTAATTTTGAAAATGGAATAACCATTCTCTGCAATCAAAGCCTTGTCTAAAAGCCTTTAAATTCTCACTGAGTGAGCAATAATTTAACGTGATTGGTATTAACTGTTTTACATTTTCTTAACAATTTTTGCGCACCAATAAACGTATGAGGTCTCTATGATCAAGGTTAATGACAAGATCCCTGCAGGAGAACTGCAACAGCTTACCAGCGATGGCATGAATAACCTTTCAACCGATTATCTATTCGCCGATAAAAAAGTAGTTTTGTTTGCCGTGCCAGGAGCATTCACACCAACCTGTTCTGAAGCACACCTACCCGGCTATGTAGTTAAATATGATGACTTTAAAGCCAAAGGCGTCGATACTATTATCTGCGTTTCCGTCAACGATGCGTTTGTGATGAGTGCCTGGGGCAAAAGCCAGA is drawn from Thalassotalea sp. PS06 and contains these coding sequences:
- a CDS encoding peroxiredoxin, giving the protein MIKVNDKIPAGELQQLTSDGMNNLSTDYLFADKKVVLFAVPGAFTPTCSEAHLPGYVVKYDDFKAKGVDTIICVSVNDAFVMSAWGKSQNAENILMLGDGDATFTKSLGLEMDTASFGGIRSQRYAMVVDHGVVTHLNVEAAGKFEVSDAETILALL